The Toxorhynchites rutilus septentrionalis strain SRP chromosome 3, ASM2978413v1, whole genome shotgun sequence genome includes a region encoding these proteins:
- the LOC129779635 gene encoding uncharacterized protein LOC129779635: MIRQILVKNEILVQLVAARTFSQPAGGRPSAGIAKPAPPAAAPGDVPGLSSKCVHSKTGPVGPGASRDGEYKVPEYFCYDKGSYFEAEVEMEKFRLPQPSSKQ, from the coding sequence ATGATTCGCCAAATATTGGTAAAAAACGAAATCCTTGTTCAGTTGGTAGCAGCTAGGACATTCAGCCAACCTGCTGGTGGACGACCCTCAGCTGGAATTGCGAAACCTGCGCCCCCGGCAGCCGCACCAGGCGATGTTCCTGGATTAAGTAGCAAATGTGTTCATAGCAAGACCGGTCCTGTAGGACCTGGCGCTTCTCGCGACGGAGAGTACAAGGTGCCCGAGTACTTCTGCTACGACAAGGGCAGCTACTTCGAAGCCGAAGTTGAAATGGAGAAATTCAGGCTGCCACAACCCAGCTCGAAGCAGTGA
- the LOC129777168 gene encoding ribokinase, producing MSKSYDVVVCGSCIMDFISYVPRLPKVGETLHGTRFETGFGGKGANQCVAAARLGSRTAIIGKLGNDSWGNIYYDALRSEGVNLERVEIVDGQTTGIAQINVADNGDNQIVIVAGANNMLQTEDVQKSEHLLSDAKVLICQLETPALATIEALRTFPGVSIMNAAPAMDDIPHELLRYCTVFCVNELEAALITGLEVRTVMQAKNALLKLRDMGCQTVIITLGENGAIFGSKISTTIKHVKPHKVDKVVDTTGAGDAFIGALAHFIARNPTSDLTCCIAAANRVASISVQKRGTQKSYPRFEETGLPTELLSDQGDWECI from the exons ATGTCCAAAAGTTACGATGTTGTAGTGTGTGGCTCGTGTATAATGGATTTCATAAG TTACGTTCCACGCCTCCCGAAGGTGGGCGAAACATTGCACGGCACACGGTTCGAAACGGGATTCGGCGGAAAAGGGGCCAATCAATGTGTTGCGGCAGCGCGCCTCGGTAGTCGCACTGCGATTATCGGAAAACTAGGAAACGACTCGTGGGGAAATATTTACTATGATGCCCTCCGGTCCGAAGGAGTAAATCTAGAGCGCGTGGAAATTGTCGATGGGCAGACCACCGGAATCGCCCAAATTAATGTGGCCGATAACGGGGACAATCAAATTGTGATCGTCGCGGGGGCGAATAACATGCTTCAAACGGAGGATGTTCAAAAAAGTGAGCACTTACTGAGCGACGCGAAAGTTTTGATTTGTCAGCTTGAAACTCCTGCGCTTGCTACAATTGAAGCGTTGAGGACATTTCCGGGTGTATCTATCATGAACGCTGCGCCAGCGATGGACGATATTCCCCATGAACTTCTGAGGTATTGCACGGTATTTTGTGTTAATGAGTTGGAGGCAGCGCTTATTACAGGGTTGGAAGTTAGAACAGTGAT gcAAGCTAAAAATGCATTGCTGAAATTACGCGATATGGGATGCCAAACAGTTATAATTACACTCGGTGAAAATGGGGCTATTTTCGGTTCAAAAATCAGCACAACAATCAAACACGTGAAGCCACATAAGGTTGACAAAGTAGTCGATACTACG GGTGCAGGGGATGCTTTCATCGGAGCTTTGGCACACTTTATCGCTCGAAATCCGACTTCAGATCTCACGTGCTGTATTGCTGCTGCAAACAGGGTTGCGTCCATATCGGTTCAAAAACGTGGAACTCAAAAAAGTTACCCCAGATTCGAAGAAACTGGTCTTCCAACCGAATTGTTATCCGACCAAGGGGATTGGGAATGCATTTAG
- the LOC129773981 gene encoding uncharacterized protein K02A2.6-like yields MSDQDLRNAILRLTELVASQQEQIQLLNRTGQANQPGSEKIIESLKTSTMILTVDGKNLDDPAKVRLLLRKIGTKFHERYVNSILPKHPRDFGLDDTVKKLKKLFGRQTSLFNDRYRCLQYVKNEADDFSSYAASVNKHCEAFQLTKLTDDQFKALRFVCGLQSPRDADIRTRLIGKLEAEEHAPPADGTKLTLENLVEECHRFNNLKQDTKMVEKPVPEKSVVNAVSTKPAEKKQPKSPCWFCGDLHFVEECPYQDHSCSNLQYVKSKGISVKRIDLQGKRKYVTVGINGNDSVLQLDCASDITIISTQTWKAIGKPAISETEITAISASGNKIDMTGEFLAELTIQSVTKAGIVYVSSSSDLDVLGIETIDLFDLWSIVTCPTVRSGGSKLCPLLRSLVNAIHHKPEDTEQKLRTKFPEVFQSTQGWCTKAKVKLYLKPDVRPVYCPKRPVAYAALPKVDAELQRLQDKGIISPVKFSDWATSIVVVRKSDNVSVRICGDYSTGLNNALESDAHPLPHPDHVFADLAGCRYFSQLDLSDAYLQVEVEEDSQKYLTINTHRGLFKYNRLPPGIKSAPGAFQRIIDSMVAGIPGVKPYLDDIMIAGRTKEKHDRSLHEVLERIKTYGFHLRIEKCRFGLSQIKFLGHIIDKGGLRPDSAKTTAISQMPAPMNVSQLRSYLGAINYYGRFVKQMKELRAPMDYLLKQNVNWECAVQKSFDKLITNHGSNKGIPFVRTEEFGHADLHSRLMKCHAEEYVIASVQMEADVNAVLSDSTSSLPVTSEIIAAETSRDPVLQSVVFHINEGWPKYSKEIDDPVV; encoded by the exons ATGTCCGACCAGGATTTGAGGAACGCAATTCTCCGGCTCACTGAATTGGTAGCTAGCCAACAAGAGCAGATTCAACTTCTCAACCGAACCGGTCAAGCCAACCAACCGGGAAGTGAGAAAATCATCGAATCGTTGAAGACTTCTACTATGATCCTGACG GTTGACGGCAAGAATCTGGACGATCCGGCGAAGGTGAGGCTACTCTTGAGGAAGATCGGCACCAAGTTCCATGAGCGGTACGTAAACAGTATCCTGCCAAAGCATCCCCGCGATTTCGGCCTGGACGACACGGTGAAGAAACTTAAGAAGCTTTTTGGTCGCCAAACCTCGCTGTTTAACGATCGCTACCGTTGTCTACAATATGTCAAGAACGAAGCAGACGATTTTTCAAGTTACGCTGCCTCTGTGAACAAGCATTGCGAAGCATTCCAGCTGACCAAGCTCACCGACGACCAATTCAAGGCACTACGTTTTGTTTGCGGTCTACAATCTCCCCGCGATGCAGACATCCGAACTCGATTGATCGGTAAGTTAGAAGCTGAAGAGCATGCTCCGCCAGCAGACGGCACGAAGCTCACACTGGAAAATCTCGTCGAGGAGTGCCATCGGTTTAACAATCTGAAGCAGGACACCAAGATGGTAGAGAAGCCCGTTCCGGAAAAATCCGTCGTCAACGCCGTTTCTACCAAGCCTGCTGAGAAGAAGCAACCGAAATCTCCGTGCTGGTTCTGCGGTGATTTACACTTTGTGGAGGAATGCCCCTATCAAGACCACAGCTGTAGCAA TCTGCAATATGTGAAGTCCAAAGGAATATCGGTGAAACGCATCGATCTCCAAGGGAAGAGGAAATACGTTACCGTCGGAATCAATGGCAACGATTCTGTTCTCCAGTTGGATTGCGCTTCCGATATCACGATCATTTCTACGCAAACCTGGAAGGCGATCGGAAAACCAGCCATCAGCGAAACCGAAATCACCGCCATCAGCGCTTCCGGAAATAAGATCGACATGACTGGTGAGTTCCTTGCTGAACTAACCATCCAAAGCGTGACGAAAGCAGGCATTGTCTACGTGTCATCAAGCTCCGATTTGGATGTCCTCGGAATTGAAACAATCGACCTATTCGATCTGTGGTCAATTGTGACATGTCCCACTGTGCGTTCGGGTGGTTCAAAACTCTGTCCCCTTCTACG CTCGCTGGTTAATGCTATCCATCATAAACCAGAAGACACTGAGCAAAAGCTACGTACGAAGTTTCCTGAAGTGTTCCAGAGTACACAAGGTTGGTGCACCAAAGCGAAGGTTAAACTCTACCTGAAGCCCGACGTCCGTCCAGTGTACTGTCCAAAGAGACCAGTTGCATATGCTGCCCTTCCAAAGGTGGATGCCGAACTTCAACGTCTTCAAGACAAGGGAATAATCTCACCAGTGAAGTTTTCCGACTGGGCAACCTCGATAGTCGTGGTCCGGAAGTCAGACAACGTTTCCGTCCGTATCTGTGGCGACTATTCTACAGGGTTGAACAACGCACTAGAATCAGATGCCCATCCGCTTCCGCATCCAGATCATGTTTTTGCTGATCTGGCTGGCTGCCGGTATTTCTCCCAACTCGATCTATCTGATGCGTACCTGCAAGTCGAGGTTGAGGAGGATTCTCAGAAGTATCTAACGATCAACACTCATCGTGGACTATTCAAATACAACCGTCTGCCGCCTGGAATCAAGTCCGCTCCTGGTGCGTTTCAAAGGATTATCGATAGCATGGTCGCTGGTATTCCTGGAGTGAAACCGTATCTAGATGACATCATGATTGCCGGTAGGACAAAGGAAAAACACGATCGCAGCCTCCATGAAGTTCTGGAACGGATCAAGACGTACGGTTTTCATCTGAGGATTGAAAAATGTCGATTTGGCCTATCGCAAATCAAGTTTCTAGGTCATATAATCGACAAAGGCGGCTTACGACCTGATTCAGCGAAGACTACCGCAATTTCGCAGATGCCAGCTCCAATGAACGTATCACAGCTTCGATCGTATCTTGGAGCTATCAATTATTATGGGCGTTTCGTCAAGCAGATGAAGGAGCTGAGAGCACCCATGGACTACTTGCTGAAACAAAACGTCAATTGGGAATGTGCAGTCCAGAAGTCATTCGACAA ACTGATCACCAACCACGGAAGCAACAAAGGAATTCCGTTCGTGCGCACTGAAGAATTTGGACACGCGGACCTCCATTCAAGACTGATGAAATGCCATGCTGAAGAATATGTCATTGCTTCTGTACAAATGGAAGCCGATGTCAACGCCGTTCTCAGTGATTCTACTTCTAGTCTTCCCGTGACGTCTGAAATTATCGCTGCTGAAACATCAAGAGATCCTGTTCTCCAATCGGTGGTGTTCCATATCAATGAAGGATGGCCCAAGTATTCCAAGGAAATTGATGATCCAGTTGTTTAA
- the LOC129777167 gene encoding uncharacterized protein DDB_G0283697, whose product MPRLKKKEVSSSSPDAGLTLTAGRSRRTIKPNRKYLNDSVVLATTSKGSSRSSSPDSDASGDEYRQEEEEDDEVVPRSAAGRKSLSANPAVARKGPASATPGAKPRGRPPKYGTPRTEPVKNLRKEVLKKMDLTTLNLGKARVLLTPINKQVIKRKLELEELPDKDEPLPTRSKEAERTKAREPEKQKAKIPVKPSEPEKLQKVKIPVKQSEHERPQKPKVLVKQSEPEKPQKANIPVKQNEPEKPQRAKIPVKQNEPEKPQKAIPRDDKAPAVRKVQPVAPAPKKGSPVQAKVINPVAVKKQMVEKSILDKRFKNAEKTTPSYEDETDEDDDDNDFDNIDDDDYVDDYEEDEEEDDEDEDDEVQIVGFSRGSSQNKKTTRKSPMVTKPIAAGNETIVKPYVRTVTPSAIGSGLKRKAIEMEAGEVSQQVTKRPRGRPPRIVKPSISLESEGEHNSTLDSDSEPLLRTSRTRFSSDKGSATSSPQNVTNADKSMSSSKTTKESEINRSNLTKAHSLPALDKTRIVGKTFGLKSPLISSVGRPILPKPAAQSTPKPHHGGSPVEKKSKSEQNLLDPFCSPERDLKKTESNKPKTATIRIVDIGDIMNKKSISSPDVRKVGARKSMPKSDTDEDEEDSDDFSSPPQKANSAEKPKTNNQLVASILERKRPINLDHLRANRPVKRGRPPNVTRNQPAAERASQKPTRPLVANVAGEEEIDFEDMLQTNIVTANKVQKVNTPGSMRDRRRPSQHDENTMKSASGNRTVPSNKSSGVKTLASSNNNNYVYKSNNNGRFGSQGALNRSGSTSPQKNPPRILNSTMKLGDNRQFAKLVPNSDNKHYSIDLTDPDNNVKLIASPDSPPSSPLKRSPIKSISRPIVSSTGLRNASNALNKPVGGAVQRSISSLTSSAGSSPKMKKITCYETWYVINIPNNENKPERPSFEMTMIGLGNEASKIQLPSAEWSHKIILTKRKLPPNEGEEVFSGEVEDRAITDEEKRNYEPCNIMFRRKTATPGKFNLQYDRAVIFKNDTFFINVDGKNCQLVGAPTKLDGTEDIETLLAVVDFVNLKNTCVELSAA is encoded by the exons ATGCCCCGATTGAAGAAAAAAGAAGTGTCTTCGTCGTCGCCTGATGCTGGGTTAACGCTTACGGCGGGCCGGTCTCGTCGTACAATTAAACCAAACCGCAAATATCTTAACGATAGTGTAGTATTGGCCACCACCTCGAAAGGTTCGTCCCGCTCCAGCAGTCCGGATAGCGATGCTAGCGGAGATGAGTACAGACAGGAAGAGGAGGAGGATGATGAGGTGGTGCCGCGATCGGCAGCCGGAAGAAAAAGTTTGTCTGCGAATCCAGCGGTAGCTAGAAAGGGTCCCGCAAGCGCCACGCCTGGCGCAAAACCCCGTGGGCGGCCGCCAAAGTATGGCACTCCGAGAACGGAACCCGTAAAAAACTTACGGAAGGAAGTTTTGAAAAAGATGGATTTGACTACACTCAATTTGGGCAAAGCTCGGGTGCTGCTAACGCCAATCAACAAACAGGTTATCAAGCGGAAGCTGGAGTTGGAGGAGTTACCGGATAAAG ACGAACCACTTCCAACCAGAAGTAAGGAAGCAGAACGGACGAAGGCACGGGAGCCTGAGAAACAAAAGGCGAAAATACCGGTTAAACCAAGTGAAcctgaaaaattacaaaaggtGAAAATACCGGTAAAACAAAGTGAACACGAAAGACCACAAAAGCCGAAGGTACTGGTAAAGCAGAGCGAGCCCGAGAAACCACAAAAGGCAAATATACCGGTAAAACAAAATGAGCCCGAGAAACCACAAAGGGCAAAGATACCGGTAAAACAAAATGAGCCCGAAAAACCACAAAAGGCAATCCCAAGAGATGACAAAGCACCTGCAGTCCGAAAAGTACAACCGGTAGCTCCCGCCCCGAAGAAAGGTTCTCCAGTTCAGGCTAAAGTCATCAATCCCGTGGCGGTCAAGAAACAAATGGTGGAAAAGTCGATTCTGGATAAACGGTtcaaaaatgccgaaaaaacaACGCCTTCGTATGAAGATGAGACTGATGAAGACGATGATGATAATGACTTTGATAACATCGACGATGATGATTATGTTGATGATTACGaggaagatgaagaagaagatgatgagGACGAAGATGACGAAGTTCAAATCGTTGGATTCAGCAGGGGTTCGTCGCAAAATAAGAAAACCACGCGGAAAAGTCCCATGGTGACGAAACCGATTGCAGCCGGAAATGAAACGATAGTGAAGCCGTACGTGAGGACAGTAACTCCTTCAGCGATTGGAAGCGGGCTAAAAAGGAAAGCTATCGAAATGGAAGCGGGAGAAGTATCTCAACAAGTAACGAAACGACCCCGAGGCAGGCCTCCGAGGATTGTTAAACCGTCAATTTCACTAGAATCCGAGGGCGAACATAATTCCACTTTGGATTCCGATTCTGAACCTCTTCTTCGAACCAGCCGTACAAGATTCTCCTCGGACAAAGGATCTGCCACATCATCTCCTCAAAATGTGACGAATGCTGATAAATCTATGAGCTCttcaaaaactacaaaagaatCCGAGATAAACAGAAGTAATCTAACGAAGGCACACAGTTTGCCAGCATTGGACAAAACAAGAATCGTCGGAAAAACATTTGGTCTGAAGTCACCTCTAATTTCATCCGTTGGTAGGCCGATTTTGCCGAAACCAGCTGCCCAATCGACTCCCAAGCCTCATCACGGTGGCTCTCCGGTCGAGAAAAAAAGCAAATCGGAACAGAATCTTCTTGATCCGTTTTGTTCGCCCGAGCGCGACTTGAAGAAAACGGAATCTAACAAACCGAAAACGGCAACAATAAGAATTGTTGACATAGGCGATATAATGAACAAAAAGTCCATCAGTTCACCGGATGTTCGCAAGGTTGGAGCCAGGAAAAGCATGCCAAAATCGGATACGGATGAGGACGAGGAGGAttcagatgatttttcaagccCACCACAAAAGGCAAACTCAGCGGAGAAGCCAAAGACTAACAACCAGCTGGTGGCATCGATTTTGGAACGGAAGCGACCGATCAATTTGGATCACTTGCGAGCGAATCGACCGGTCAAGCGAGGTCGACCTCCAAACGTCACCCGGAATCAACCTGCAGCGGAAAGAGCATCTCAGAAACCAACCCGACCGTTGGTTGCTAATGTTGCGGGGGAAGAGGAAATTGATTTTGAGGACATGCTACAAACCAACATAGTTACAGCAAACAAAGTTCAAAAAGTAAACACACCAGGCAGCATGCGAGATCGTCGAAGGCCTTCGCAACATGATGAGAACACCATGAAATCAGCCTCGGGAAATAGAACAGTGCCATCGAACAAAAGTTCTGGTGTGAAAACGCTCGCttccagcaacaacaacaattaTGTGTACAAATCCAACAACAACGGTCGGTTTGGATCGCAAGGCGCTCTCAATCGATCCGGTTCCACAAGTCCCCAGAAGAACCCACCCCGAATTCTCAACTCGACGATGAAACTGGGAGATAATCGACAATTTGCCAAGCTGGTTCCCAATAGCGACAACAAGCACTACTCGATCGATCTGACGGATCCGGATAACAACGTGAAGCTGATAGCATCGCCCGATTCACCTCCTTCTTCTCCCCTCAAACGATCTCCGATAAAAAGCATTTCGCGACCGATTGTGAGCTCGACCGGGTTGCGGAATGCTTCCAATGCACTAAACAAGCCCGTTGGTGGTGCAGTTCAGCGATCAATTTCGTCGCTCACCAGTTCTGCTGGTAGCAGCCccaaaatgaagaaaattaccTGTTATGAAACCTG GTACGTCATCAACATCCCGAACAATGAGAATAAACCGGAGCGACCGTCTTTCGAGATGACGATGATCGGACTGGGCAACGAGGCATCCAAAATTCAGCTTCCCTCGGCGGAGTGGTCCCACAAAATAATTCTCACGAAGCGGAAACTTCCACCGAACGAGGGTGAGGAAGTTTTCAGTGGGGAAGTGGAAGACCGGGCGATCACCGATGAGGAAAAGCGTAACTACGAACCATGCAATATCATGTTCCGCCGGAAGACGGCCACACCGGGCAAATTCAATCTGCAGTACGATCGGGCGGTCATTTTCAAGAACGACACCTTCTTCATAAATGTCGATGGCAAGAATTGTCAACTCGTGGGAGCACCCACAAAGCTCGATGGAACCGAAGATATCGAGACGCTGCTGGCCGTGGTGGACtttgttaatttgaaaaatacCTGTGTCGAGTTGTCGGCTGCCTAG
- the LOC129773982 gene encoding uncharacterized protein K02A2.6-like: protein MERMKSLARSFVYWPNIDDVVEDYVRCCRSCAEAAKSPRKTDLESWPIPSKPWERVHIDYAGPMNGYYYFLVIDAYSKWPEIYRTRSTSTTKTLEMLDEIFARYGNPKTLVSDNGSQFVSARFKQFCEEAGITHLTIAPYHPQSNGQAERFVDTLKRGLKKSPAELFLGRPITTTLDLLKPRKTPTPAVNSKQNNQFNRHHGTVKREFCTNDLVYAEVHHRNQVSWVPGKVIEKNGSVIDTTETSLPWTMLLEEFGMQDLCTPCPNETADPDLEKAQQPPEVLPEMPPSGQQPPEVPPPTEPTLDQEEVPVPEAVVEVIEPQCSNQPVRNRRLPAWLAPYDLF from the exons ATGGAGCGGATGAAATCCCTAGCGAGGAGTTTCGTGTACTGGCCCAACATCGATGACGTCGTCGAAGACTACGTCCGCTGCTGTAGATCCTGTGCTGAAGCTGCTAAGTCACCACGCAAGACGGACCTGGAGTCGTGGCCCATTCCATCGAAGCCGTGGGAACGAGTCCATATTGATTATGCTGGCCCAATGAATGGATACTACTACTTTCTGGTAATCGACGCATATTCAAAATGGCCAGAAATCTATCGCACACGAAGCACAAGTACAACAAAGACACTGGAGATGCTAGACGAGATATTTGCAAGATACGGCAATCCCAAAACTCTCGTCTCGGATAATGGATCGCAATTTGTTAGCGCCAGATTCAAGCAATTCTGTGAAGAAGCTGGAATCACCCACTTAACGATTGCGCCCTACCATCCACAGTCTAATGGACAGGCTGAGCGCTTTGTGGACACACTCAAGAGAGGACTCAAG AAGTCTCCTGCAGAGCTTTTCCTTGGTAGACCCATCACTACTACTCTGGATCTGCTCAAACCCCGGAAGACACCGACACCAGCTGTAAACAGTAAGCAAAATAACCAGTTCAATCGACACCATGGCACCGTCAAGAGAGAGTTCTGCACTAATGATTTGGTGTATGCAGAGGTTCATCATCGCAATCAAGTCTCCTGGGTTCCTGGCAAGGTGATCGAGAAGAATGGTTCCGTCAT TGATACTACTGAGACAAGTTTGCCATGGACTATGCTGCTTGAGGAATTTGGTATGCAAGATTTGTGTACCCCATGCCCCAATGAAACTGCCGATCCTGATTTGGAAAAAGCTCAACAACCACCTGAAGTACTGCCCGAGATGCCACCCTCAGGTCAACAACCACCTGAAGTACCACCTCCTACCGAACCAACATTGGATCAAGAAGAGGTTCCAGTCCCTGAAGCCGTTGTTGAAGTCATTGAACCACAGTGCTCCAATCAACCCGTTCGTAACCGAAGGCTTCCAGCATGGCTTGCACCGTACGATCTCTTTTAA